One stretch of Myxococcales bacterium DNA includes these proteins:
- a CDS encoding GNAT family N-acetyltransferase — MVTSTMLQTRRLDLIPATAEHLERELRHPRELEPLLGAIVTAEWPPGEYDREAMRFFLTRLNEDGAAAVGWYVWYAVVRNPTGRRETLVAGAGFHGPPAAGLVEIGFSVIPSARRQGFATEIVAALADYAFASGHVTAVIAQTTLANAASVKVLERAGFQMTGPGEEPDTVRFRLQKPESVEKR, encoded by the coding sequence ATGGTAACGTCGACTATGCTGCAGACTAGACGACTCGACCTGATTCCCGCCACGGCGGAACACCTCGAACGCGAATTGCGCCACCCGCGGGAACTCGAACCGCTCCTCGGCGCGATCGTCACCGCTGAATGGCCGCCGGGCGAATACGACCGCGAGGCGATGCGGTTTTTTCTGACCCGACTCAATGAGGATGGCGCGGCGGCCGTCGGTTGGTACGTCTGGTATGCGGTCGTGCGCAATCCAACGGGCAGGCGGGAAACTCTCGTCGCCGGAGCCGGATTCCACGGCCCACCGGCCGCCGGCCTCGTCGAAATTGGTTTTTCGGTGATCCCTTCCGCCCGCCGCCAAGGCTTTGCGACCGAAATCGTCGCCGCGCTAGCGGATTATGCCTTCGCCTCGGGCCACGTCACAGCGGTGATCGCGCAAACGACCCTAGCCAATGCCGCATCCGTCAAGGTTCTCGAGCGCGCTGGTTTTCAAATGACCGGTCCGGGCGAAGAGCCGGATACCGTCCGCTTCCGATTGCAAAAACCCGAATCGGTTGAAAAGCGATAG